CTGATAGCCGCCGGCCGTACCGCCGACCTGGTGGTATTTGATTCGCTGGAAACCCTAAGCGCCAAAACCGTTTACGTCGCCGGTAAGCTCGTCGCCGAACGGGGAAAAATGCTGGAGCCCGTCGCGTCACCGTCTATTGTTCCCCCGCGAGATACTGTCCGGCTGCAGCAGCTGAGTCCAAACGATTTTGTTCTCAAGGTGCCGGTGAACAACGGGCGTGCTCGCCTGCGCCATATCAAAGGCGCTCGTTTTACCCAGTGGAGCGAAGTCGAGGTGGAAGTCCGCAACGGCGAAGTCCTGCTACCTGAAGGCTTCAGCCTGATTTGGGTTCAGCACCGCCATGGCCGCCATGAGGCAAAACCTCAGCTGGCGCTGCTGGAAGGCTGGGGAGAACTGCGCGGTGCAATAGCCACCACCTACTCGCACGACTCGCATAACCTCGTCGTCCTCGGCAGAGATCCGCAGGACATGGCGCTCGCCGCTAACGAGCTGATCGCCTGTGGAGGCGGTATGGCGCTTAGCCAGAACGGGCAGATGCTGGCTAAGGTAGAAATGCCGATCGCCGGGATGCTCTCCGATCTGCCTGCCGCCGAGCTGGCGGAGCAGTTTGCTCAACTTCGTGAACTGAGCAATAAAGTCGCCGACTGGGAGCCGCCGTACCGCGTGTTCAAGGCTATCGAAGGTACCTGTCTGGCCTGTAACGCCGGGCCACATTTGACCGATCTTGGCCTGACGGATGGCAGTACTCGCCAGATCGTCGATCCGCTTATTGAATGCCACGAACACCCGGCAGACGCACACACAACACATTAATCCGGAGAGCCAAATAATGGCCGAAAATTCAGTGACTCAGGCCGCCAGTGAAAGCTGGCTGGAGCGGCGATTCCAGCTTCGCAGCCGCCAAAGCAAAGTGAAAACCGAATGCCTCGCGGGCGTCACCGGCTTTCTTGCCGCCGCTTACCTTCTGGTCGTTATCCCCGGCCTGCTTGCCGTGGGCGGCATGGATAAGGGCGCGGCGACCACAGGGACGATTATCGTCTTCGTCATCGGCACTCTGCTGATGGCGTTTTACGGCAATCTGCCGTTTATTGTCGGGCCGGGCATCGGCGGCTCGGTGCTGGTCGGCGTAACGCTAGCCGGAAGCGAGCATATCGGCTGGCAGATTGGCCTCGGCATAGCCTGCTGGTCCGGTATTCTGTTCTTTGCTCTGACCCGTCTTGGCCTGCGTGAAGTGGTCACGCGCTCGGTACCGCAGTCGATCAAGCTTGGGCTTACGGCCTCCATCGGCCTGTTCGTTGCGGTGCTGGGCTTCCGCAACGCCGGGCTGGTGCTGGCAAACGCCAAAACCAACGCGCTGGCGCTCGGCGACTTTACTTCTGCCGGGGCAATTGTGGCCCTGTGCGGCCTGTTCCTGGCGATTGCGCTTCAGGCTCGCCGCGTACCGGGTGCCATTCTGTGGGCGATTCTGTTTGCCACATTGGTCGGCATTCCTCTGGGCGTCACCCACCTGCCGCAAAGCTTTATCGCGATGCCGCACTCGCTGGCGCCGGTGTTGGGCCACGTCGATATGCTCGGCGCGCTGAACATCGCCTTCCTGCCGTTCCTGTTTGTCTTCTTTGCGTCGGAATTTTTCTCCACCATGGGCACCACGCTGGCGGTAGGCGGCGAAGCCGGGCTGCTGGACGAACACGGCAACATGCAGCACATCAACAGGCCGTTTATGGTCGACTCTATTGCCGCCGCGCTTGGCCCGTGGGTCGGCATTCCGGCGGCTACGGCGCTGATCGAGTCCTCGGCGGCGGCAGAAGCCGGCGGTAAAACCGGCCTGACCGCGCTGGCGGCAGCGGTAATGTTCCTGCTGATGCTGCTGTTCACGCCTGTCGCCCTGATGATCCCTAAAGAAGCCACCGCGCCCGCACTGATCCTTATCGGCCTGAACATGTTCAGCGGCCTGCGCAAGGTGGATCTGGGGAACTTTACCGACGGCCTGCCGGTACTGATGATGGTGATGATCACGCTTATCGCCAACAGCTTCGGCACCGGGATCGCCGGCGGCCTGCTGTTCTACATCATCATTAAAGTGATTGCCGGTAAGTGGCGTGAAATCCCGGTGGGGCTTTATCTGCTGGCCATTCCGCTGGTCTACTACTTCGCAACGTTGGTGAAGCACTAGAAACAGAAAAGCCCTCTTTCGAGGGCTTTTTTCTCAGCGGCTGATTTAGCCGTTGCTCTGGATCTTCTTGATAATATTGGTAGTGGAGCAGCCATCTTCGAAGTTCAGCACCATCACCTCACCGCCGTTGGCCCAAACTTCCTGGCTGCCGGCAATCTGCTCTGGCTTATAGTCGCCACCTTTCACCAGCCGATCCGGCAGGATCTCACCAATCAGGCGCTGCGGGGTGTCTTCTTCAAACAGCACAACCCAGTCCACCGCTTCCAGCGCCGCCAGCACGATCATTCGCTGATCCTGGGGGTTAACCGGCCGCGTTTCCCCTTTCAGGCGTTTGGTTGAAGCATCGCTGTTTACCGCAACAATCAGGCGATCGCCAAGCTTGCGGGCGTTTGCCAGATAAGAAACGTGACCTGCATGCAGAATATCGAACACGCCGTTGGTCATCACCACACGCTCGCCGCGCTTGCGGGCAGCGGCGACAGCAACTTTCAGCTCGGCTTCGGTCATCACGCCAAAACCTGTTTCCGCGCGACCTCGAACCGCGTTTTCCAGCTCAACCGGAGAAACGGTAGAGGTCCCCAGCTTGCCGACAACCACGCCCGCCGCCGCATTCGCAAAGTAGCAGGCTTCTTCCAGCGAGTTCCCCGCGGCCAGCGTTGCCGCCAGCACGCCGATCACCGTATCACCGGCACCGGTCACGTCATAGACTTCCTGCGCCTGGGTTGGCAGATGGAAAGGTTCAATCCCCGGCTGCAGCAGCGTCATGCCCTGCTCGGAGCGAGTCACCAGCAGCG
This region of Cedecea lapagei genomic DNA includes:
- a CDS encoding NCS2 family permease codes for the protein MAENSVTQAASESWLERRFQLRSRQSKVKTECLAGVTGFLAAAYLLVVIPGLLAVGGMDKGAATTGTIIVFVIGTLLMAFYGNLPFIVGPGIGGSVLVGVTLAGSEHIGWQIGLGIACWSGILFFALTRLGLREVVTRSVPQSIKLGLTASIGLFVAVLGFRNAGLVLANAKTNALALGDFTSAGAIVALCGLFLAIALQARRVPGAILWAILFATLVGIPLGVTHLPQSFIAMPHSLAPVLGHVDMLGALNIAFLPFLFVFFASEFFSTMGTTLAVGGEAGLLDEHGNMQHINRPFMVDSIAAALGPWVGIPAATALIESSAAAEAGGKTGLTALAAAVMFLLMLLFTPVALMIPKEATAPALILIGLNMFSGLRKVDLGNFTDGLPVLMMVMITLIANSFGTGIAGGLLFYIIIKVIAGKWREIPVGLYLLAIPLVYYFATLVKH
- the hldE gene encoding bifunctional D-glycero-beta-D-manno-heptose-7-phosphate kinase/D-glycero-beta-D-manno-heptose 1-phosphate adenylyltransferase HldE is translated as MKVTLPEYSRAGVMVVGDVMLDRYWYGPTSRISPEAPVPVVKVDTIEERPGGAANVAMNIASLGANSRLVGLTGIDDAARALSQSLAGVNVKCDFVSVPTHPTITKLRVLSRNQQLIRLDFEEGFEGVDPEPLHERISQALPQIGALVLSDYAKGALASVQQMIRLAREAKVPVLIDPKGTDFERYRGATLLTPNLSEFEAVVGKCKTEAELVERGMKLIADYELSALLVTRSEQGMTLLQPGIEPFHLPTQAQEVYDVTGAGDTVIGVLAATLAAGNSLEEACYFANAAAGVVVGKLGTSTVSPVELENAVRGRAETGFGVMTEAELKVAVAAARKRGERVVMTNGVFDILHAGHVSYLANARKLGDRLIVAVNSDASTKRLKGETRPVNPQDQRMIVLAALEAVDWVVLFEEDTPQRLIGEILPDRLVKGGDYKPEQIAGSQEVWANGGEVMVLNFEDGCSTTNIIKKIQSNG